A genomic segment from Aliidongia dinghuensis encodes:
- a CDS encoding ABC transporter permease — MGAPRGRVIAGLMILPAALLFLAFFVLPLVRLVVAGGAGPDGWAGYGTALADTRHLASLMETLVLSIATTLATLVLGGIPGLFLARNRFPGRTFLVSVLTLPLAFPGVVVGFMVILLAGRQGLIGQVSQLLGGERIVFAYSMAGLFLGYIYFSIPRVVLTVMASAEKLDPQLEEAARSLGASPWRVFQDVILPGLKPALISAGAITFATSMGAFGTAFTLATRIDVLPMVIYTEFTLGVNLAAAAGLSLLLGAVTWAALALARSAAGAGVAAAG; from the coding sequence ATGGGGGCGCCGCGCGGCCGGGTGATCGCAGGACTGATGATCCTGCCCGCGGCGCTCCTGTTCCTGGCCTTCTTCGTCCTGCCACTCGTCCGCCTGGTCGTGGCCGGTGGTGCCGGGCCGGACGGCTGGGCCGGCTACGGCACCGCCCTTGCCGACACGCGGCATCTCGCAAGCCTCATGGAAACGCTCGTGCTGTCGATCGCAACGACGCTCGCCACCTTGGTGCTGGGCGGCATTCCCGGCCTGTTCCTGGCCCGCAACCGCTTTCCGGGCCGCACCTTCCTGGTCTCGGTCCTGACCCTGCCCTTGGCCTTTCCGGGCGTGGTCGTGGGCTTCATGGTGATCTTGCTTGCCGGCCGGCAGGGCCTGATCGGTCAGGTCTCGCAGTTGCTCGGCGGCGAGCGGATCGTGTTCGCCTATTCCATGGCCGGCCTGTTCCTGGGCTACATCTATTTCTCGATCCCGCGCGTCGTGCTGACCGTCATGGCGTCGGCCGAGAAGCTCGATCCGCAGCTTGAGGAGGCCGCGCGCAGCCTCGGCGCCTCGCCCTGGCGCGTGTTCCAGGACGTGATCCTGCCGGGTCTCAAACCTGCGCTCATCTCGGCCGGTGCCATCACCTTCGCGACCTCCATGGGCGCCTTCGGTACAGCCTTCACGCTCGCAACCCGCATCGACGTGCTGCCCATGGTCATCTACACGGAATTCACGCTCGGCGTGAACCTGGCCGCGGCCGCAGGCTTGAGCCTGCTCCTGGGCGCCGTCACCTGGGCGGCCTTGGCGCTCGCCCGCTCGGCCGCCGGTGCCGGCGTCGCGGCGGCGGGCTGA
- a CDS encoding potassium transporter Kup, protein MSTDTLAGQSQAATELHAIDGEAQAHHGPWWLAALTALGIVFGDIGTSPLYALQVALKATGHAAPTTEDVLGIVSLVFWALTLIVAFKYVALVLRADNEGEGGILALLSLVIAKGDVKRRLPILVLLGVAGAALLYGDGVITPAISVLSALEGIKVVEPALEPWVIPLTLAILVALFLIQRRGTAEIGRLFGPIMCLWFIAIAVFGLISIIKSPQVLRALNPIEAAHFLADDPLISFAVFGAVFLALTGGEALYADMGHVGATSIRRAWFGLVMPALVLCYFGQGALILRHPEAADNPFYKTVPDWALTPMIALAAMATVIASQALISGVFSLTRQAIQMRLSPRMPVIPTSVHAYGQIYIALVNWLLMIATLAVVVMFKSSDALASAYGIAVSGTMLITTILLYRVIRDKWHWPPLAAWPLIAVFAAIDATFFAANATKLVEGGWLPLAIGAFVCFIMLSWRLGNIEVQKRLAEVSMPFSDFLEQVDGMLVARLPGCGVFVTRSSDRCSPMILHHIEHNRVLHENVILLTVVPTRRPRVPVSERLEIHELGHGFHRVTVRIGFMQRADIPAALRACHKMGLDFCKDKLHYYVGHESLVRRTKASTLSPPVWEAYNFMHRMSMRAADYFHLPQKQVIEVGFRLEI, encoded by the coding sequence ATGAGCACTGATACCCTAGCCGGCCAATCCCAAGCGGCCACCGAGCTTCATGCGATCGACGGCGAGGCCCAGGCGCATCACGGGCCCTGGTGGCTCGCGGCCTTGACCGCCCTCGGCATCGTGTTCGGCGACATCGGCACCTCGCCGCTCTATGCGCTGCAAGTCGCCCTGAAGGCGACCGGCCACGCCGCGCCCACGACCGAGGATGTCCTCGGCATCGTGAGCCTGGTGTTCTGGGCGCTGACACTCATCGTCGCGTTCAAATATGTCGCCCTCGTGCTGCGGGCCGATAACGAGGGCGAGGGCGGCATCCTGGCGCTCCTGTCGCTGGTCATCGCCAAGGGCGACGTCAAGCGGCGCCTGCCTATCCTGGTGCTGCTGGGCGTCGCGGGTGCGGCACTGCTCTACGGCGACGGCGTCATCACCCCGGCCATTTCCGTGCTCTCGGCCCTCGAAGGCATCAAGGTCGTGGAGCCGGCACTCGAGCCCTGGGTCATTCCGCTGACGCTCGCGATCCTGGTGGCCCTGTTCCTGATCCAGCGCCGCGGCACCGCCGAGATCGGCCGGCTGTTCGGACCGATCATGTGCCTGTGGTTCATCGCGATCGCCGTCTTCGGGCTCATCAGCATCATCAAGAGCCCCCAAGTGCTGCGCGCGCTCAACCCGATCGAAGCCGCGCATTTCCTCGCCGACGATCCGCTCATTTCCTTCGCCGTGTTCGGTGCCGTGTTCCTGGCGCTGACCGGCGGCGAGGCGCTCTATGCCGACATGGGCCATGTGGGCGCCACCTCGATCCGGCGCGCCTGGTTCGGCCTGGTCATGCCGGCGCTGGTGCTGTGCTACTTCGGCCAGGGCGCGCTCATCCTCCGCCATCCGGAGGCAGCCGATAATCCGTTCTACAAGACGGTGCCCGACTGGGCGCTGACGCCGATGATCGCGCTCGCCGCCATGGCGACGGTGATCGCGAGCCAGGCGCTCATCTCCGGCGTGTTCTCGCTGACGCGCCAGGCGATCCAGATGCGGCTGTCGCCGCGCATGCCGGTGATCCCGACCTCGGTCCATGCCTACGGACAGATCTATATCGCGCTTGTCAATTGGCTCTTGATGATCGCGACGCTCGCCGTCGTCGTGATGTTCAAGAGCTCCGACGCGCTGGCGTCGGCCTATGGCATCGCCGTGTCGGGCACGATGCTGATCACGACGATCCTGCTCTATCGGGTCATCCGCGACAAATGGCACTGGCCACCGCTCGCCGCCTGGCCGCTCATCGCCGTCTTCGCAGCGATCGACGCGACCTTCTTCGCCGCGAACGCGACCAAGCTCGTCGAAGGCGGCTGGCTGCCGCTCGCGATCGGCGCCTTCGTCTGCTTCATCATGCTGTCCTGGCGCTTGGGCAATATCGAGGTGCAGAAGCGCCTCGCCGAAGTGTCCATGCCCTTCTCGGACTTCTTGGAGCAGGTCGACGGCATGCTCGTCGCCCGCCTGCCCGGTTGCGGCGTGTTCGTGACGCGCTCGTCCGACCGCTGCTCGCCGATGATCCTGCATCACATCGAGCACAACCGCGTGCTGCACGAGAACGTCATCCTGCTGACCGTAGTGCCGACGCGCCGGCCGCGCGTGCCGGTGTCGGAGCGGCTCGAGATCCACGAACTCGGCCATGGCTTCCACCGGGTGACCGTGCGCATCGGCTTCATGCAGCGCGCCGACATCCCGGCAGCACTCAGGGCCTGCCACAAGATGGGCCTCGATTTCTGCAAGGATAAGCTGCACTACTACGTCGGCCACGAGAGCCTGGTGCGCCGGACCAAGGCGTCGACGCTGAGCCCGCCGGTCTGGGAGGCCTATAATTTCATGCACCGCATGTCGATGCGCGCCGCCGACTATTTCCACCTGCCGCAAAAGCAGGTGATCGAGGTGGGCTTCCGGCTGGAGATCTGA
- a CDS encoding ABC transporter ATP-binding protein yields MTVPVRLDACAKHYGATRVLEPIDLEITAGETIVLLGPSGCGKTTTLRLIAGLETPDAGGRVRFGERDVTHLPIERRNVGMVFQSYALFPNMTVAENVGYGLKIRGVPAPERRRRVSEMLEMMRIGDLAGRAIGQLSGGQRQRVALARAIAVEPEVLLLDEPLTALDAKLREALRVEIDRLLRGLGITTVYVTHDQAEAMALGDRIVVMSKGRIAQIGRPRDIWFAPADRFVAEFIGTTSPLPGEIAGGVLTVAGAALAWPGADGPVDVAIRPDAATLVSDAAGPGRLTATVQAAQFLGDRTRLAVALAGDRLLTIDVGAREAPEPGTAVALALDPAALIVLARS; encoded by the coding sequence ATGACCGTGCCCGTCCGTCTCGACGCCTGCGCCAAGCATTACGGGGCGACCCGGGTGCTGGAGCCGATCGACCTCGAGATCACGGCCGGCGAGACCATCGTGCTCCTGGGCCCGTCGGGCTGCGGCAAGACCACGACGCTCCGGCTCATCGCCGGGCTCGAGACGCCGGACGCGGGTGGGCGTGTACGCTTCGGCGAGCGCGACGTCACCCACCTGCCGATCGAGCGGCGCAACGTCGGCATGGTGTTCCAGTCCTACGCCCTCTTCCCGAACATGACGGTCGCCGAGAATGTCGGCTATGGCCTGAAGATCCGCGGCGTGCCGGCACCCGAGCGGCGCCGGCGGGTGTCGGAGATGCTGGAGATGATGCGGATCGGCGATCTGGCCGGCCGCGCCATCGGGCAATTGTCGGGCGGCCAGCGCCAGCGTGTCGCCTTGGCCCGCGCCATCGCGGTCGAGCCGGAGGTATTGCTGCTGGACGAGCCGCTGACGGCGCTCGACGCGAAGCTGCGCGAGGCGCTGCGCGTCGAGATCGACCGGCTGCTGCGCGGGCTCGGCATCACCACCGTCTATGTCACGCACGACCAGGCCGAGGCCATGGCCTTGGGCGACCGGATCGTGGTCATGAGCAAGGGCCGCATCGCCCAGATCGGCCGGCCGCGCGACATCTGGTTCGCGCCGGCCGATCGTTTCGTTGCCGAATTCATCGGCACGACCAGCCCGCTGCCGGGCGAGATCGCGGGCGGCGTGCTCACGGTCGCCGGCGCCGCGCTCGCCTGGCCCGGCGCCGACGGCCCGGTCGACGTCGCGATCCGGCCCGATGCTGCAACGCTGGTTTCGGATGCCGCCGGTCCCGGCCGCTTGACCGCGACGGTGCAGGCAGCGCAATTCCTCGGCGACCGGACGCGCCTCGCCGTCGCGCTCGCAGGCGACCGGCTGCTGACGATCGACGTCGGCGCACGCGAGGCGCCTGAGCCCGGCACCGCCGTGGCGCTGGCACTCGATCCCGCCGCCCTCATCGTGCTCGCCCGGAGTTAA
- a CDS encoding LacI family DNA-binding transcriptional regulator, with product MRNRAAYSKLTIRDVAAEAGVSIATVSRVLNGRAPIAPETAAKVRAAVERLGFRANRTGRELRAGISRTVGVLVPSLDNPVFAESVTGIQEAARDAGWSVLIASSGYDVERENEAIGNLLSHRVGGLLLTVADADRSATLDTLDREQTPYVLLYNQPDRDDRATATIDNVAAGRDATRALIAAGHRRLAMVAGRFVASDRSKQRHRGFSEALAEARLEQVALIELDFDAVAAFDPMIRAVLTGPNRPTGLFCSTDLLALRIMALLREAHVAVPGEVGIVGFDGIAVGRLMAPSLATIVQPSREMGRRAFQHLLARLEGAAPEQILLPYEFRPGGSLGGTANAPQGE from the coding sequence ATGCGGAACCGGGCAGCATATTCCAAACTGACCATTCGGGACGTCGCCGCCGAGGCTGGCGTCTCGATCGCCACGGTTTCGCGCGTGCTGAACGGCCGCGCGCCGATCGCGCCCGAAACGGCCGCCAAGGTCCGGGCCGCGGTCGAGCGCCTGGGCTTCCGCGCCAACCGCACCGGGCGCGAGCTGCGCGCCGGCATCAGCCGGACCGTCGGCGTGCTGGTGCCGAGCCTCGACAATCCCGTGTTCGCCGAGAGCGTCACCGGCATCCAGGAGGCAGCGCGCGACGCCGGCTGGTCGGTGCTGATCGCCTCCAGCGGCTACGACGTCGAGCGCGAAAACGAGGCGATCGGCAATCTTCTGTCCCATCGCGTCGGCGGCCTGCTGCTGACGGTCGCCGATGCGGACCGTAGTGCGACGCTCGACACGCTCGACCGCGAGCAGACGCCTTACGTCCTGCTCTACAACCAGCCCGACCGGGACGACCGGGCGACCGCGACCATCGACAATGTCGCGGCCGGCCGCGACGCGACGCGCGCGCTGATCGCGGCCGGACACCGCCGGCTCGCCATGGTCGCCGGCCGCTTCGTCGCCTCGGACCGCTCGAAGCAGCGCCATCGCGGCTTCTCAGAGGCGCTCGCCGAGGCACGGCTCGAGCAGGTGGCGCTCATCGAACTGGACTTCGACGCGGTCGCCGCCTTCGATCCGATGATCCGGGCCGTGCTGACCGGCCCGAACCGGCCGACCGGCCTATTCTGTTCCACCGACCTGCTGGCGCTCCGCATCATGGCGCTCTTACGCGAAGCCCACGTCGCCGTCCCGGGCGAGGTCGGCATCGTCGGCTTCGACGGCATCGCGGTCGGCCGGCTGATGGCGCCGAGCCTCGCCACGATCGTGCAGCCGAGCCGCGAGATGGGCCGGCGCGCATTCCAGCACCTCCTGGCCCGGCTCGAGGGTGCAGCACCCGAGCAGATCCTGTTGCCCTATGAATTCCGGCCGGGCGGCTCGCTCGGCGGCACCGCCAACGCACCTCAAGGGGAATGA
- a CDS encoding ABC transporter permease, protein MRKRSLGFWLQLALTLLVSAFLGVPIVQSMLAGVTRNIFVGLKSGLTVDWIDQVLALYWPAILLSIELALGCLAVTLVIGVPAAYGLARAPGRLARLMEEALVLPVAVPGLATALALVVAYNGWGGFRQSAFFILAGHVLFTLPFMVRAVLAVMASSDLATLEEGAASLGAGFVRRFFDVVLPNCRSGILAGALTVVTLSIGEFNLTWLLHTPLTKTLPVGLADAYASLRLEIGSAYTLVFFVLIVPLLVALQLLARPRAARPMPEE, encoded by the coding sequence ATGCGCAAGCGCTCCCTGGGCTTCTGGCTGCAGCTCGCCCTGACCCTCCTCGTCTCGGCCTTCCTGGGCGTGCCGATCGTGCAGTCCATGCTGGCCGGCGTCACGCGCAACATCTTTGTGGGCTTGAAGAGCGGCCTGACGGTCGACTGGATCGACCAGGTGCTGGCGCTCTACTGGCCAGCAATCCTGCTGTCGATCGAGCTGGCGCTCGGCTGCCTCGCGGTGACGCTGGTGATCGGCGTACCGGCCGCCTACGGGCTCGCCCGTGCGCCGGGCCGGCTCGCGCGCCTCATGGAGGAGGCGCTGGTGCTGCCGGTCGCAGTCCCTGGCCTTGCGACTGCGCTGGCGCTCGTCGTCGCCTATAACGGCTGGGGCGGCTTCCGCCAGAGCGCCTTCTTCATCCTGGCCGGGCACGTGCTGTTCACGCTCCCCTTCATGGTGCGCGCCGTGCTGGCGGTGATGGCGTCCAGCGACTTGGCGACGCTCGAGGAGGGGGCGGCCAGCCTCGGCGCCGGCTTCGTCCGCCGTTTCTTCGACGTGGTGCTGCCTAACTGCCGCTCCGGCATCCTGGCCGGCGCGCTCACGGTCGTGACGCTGTCGATCGGCGAGTTCAACCTGACCTGGCTCTTGCACACGCCCTTGACCAAGACCCTGCCGGTCGGCCTCGCCGACGCCTATGCCTCGCTCAGGCTCGAGATCGGCAGCGCCTATACGCTCGTCTTCTTCGTCCTGATCGTGCCCCTGCTGGTGGCGCTGCAACTTTTGGCCCGGCCGCGCGCGGCCAGGCCCATGCCCGAAGAATAA
- a CDS encoding tautomerase family protein, with protein sequence MPLVRISFQTGKTQAWRQAVSDAVQQAMVETIGVPPADRFHVLSEHAPGFLMIDPTFFDVARSDDPLIVQITLRAGRTDDQKRALYRRITDRLADNPGVRPQDVMISLVENALVDWSFGEGVAHYVPA encoded by the coding sequence ATGCCGCTCGTTCGCATCTCGTTTCAAACCGGCAAGACCCAGGCCTGGCGCCAGGCGGTCTCGGATGCCGTGCAGCAGGCGATGGTCGAGACCATCGGCGTGCCGCCGGCCGATCGCTTCCATGTCCTGAGCGAGCACGCGCCGGGCTTCCTCATGATCGATCCGACCTTCTTCGACGTGGCGCGGTCGGACGATCCGCTGATCGTGCAGATCACGCTCCGGGCGGGCCGCACGGACGATCAGAAGCGCGCGCTCTATCGCCGCATCACCGACCGGCTGGCCGACAATCCGGGCGTCCGGCCGCAGGATGTCATGATCTCGCTGGTCGAGAACGCGCTCGTCGACTGGTCGTTCGGCGAGGGCGTCGCCCATTACGTCCCGGCCTGA
- a CDS encoding GGDEF domain-containing protein, with translation MSDRMFPQEIDSETIFAVWRIDGQTQQLLENARAATVRALDEFDARAARLDKGEATVAAVLANPAERVNVLTALKQHWRDLFCQGPSSAGLQRSAQIGRRHFEVGVKPRHYLALCQLLSKIMTDALIGETKIDATFAVDAVGRVVMMDAEVVLGSYYGSLADLVSYEAQSETRSLKDRLSVLEDMAFLDPVTGLFNRRYFDRSIAVEIARASRERAPLSLLICDIDRFKEVNDTWGHAAGDKVLNDLAGVLADMGRKTDIVTRFGGEEFCLLLPNTKPEWGKLVAERVRARVEGVLIKLDNGEVLKVTVSIGIGSYRAGDTPAQLAQRADEALYRAKGQGRNCISD, from the coding sequence ATGTCGGACCGGATGTTCCCCCAAGAGATCGACAGCGAAACCATCTTTGCCGTCTGGCGGATCGACGGCCAGACGCAGCAGCTGCTGGAAAACGCGCGCGCCGCCACTGTCCGGGCGCTCGACGAATTCGACGCGCGCGCGGCCAGGCTCGACAAGGGCGAGGCGACCGTCGCCGCCGTGCTCGCCAACCCGGCGGAGCGCGTGAACGTGCTCACGGCGCTGAAGCAGCATTGGCGCGACCTCTTCTGCCAGGGCCCGTCGTCGGCCGGCCTGCAGCGGTCGGCACAGATCGGCCGCCGGCATTTCGAGGTGGGCGTCAAGCCGCGCCATTATCTGGCGCTCTGCCAGCTGCTCTCGAAGATCATGACCGACGCGCTCATCGGCGAGACGAAGATCGACGCGACGTTCGCGGTCGACGCGGTCGGCCGTGTCGTCATGATGGATGCCGAGGTCGTGCTCGGCTCCTACTACGGCAGCCTTGCCGACCTCGTCAGCTACGAGGCGCAGTCCGAGACGCGCAGCCTCAAGGACCGCCTGAGCGTGCTCGAGGACATGGCGTTCCTCGATCCCGTCACCGGCCTGTTCAACCGGCGCTATTTCGACCGCTCGATCGCCGTCGAGATCGCGCGCGCCAGTCGCGAGCGCGCGCCGCTCAGCCTGCTGATCTGCGACATCGACCGGTTCAAGGAAGTGAACGACACCTGGGGCCACGCCGCCGGCGACAAGGTGCTGAACGATCTCGCTGGCGTGCTGGCCGACATGGGCCGCAAGACCGACATCGTGACCCGCTTCGGCGGCGAGGAATTCTGCCTGCTCCTGCCCAATACCAAGCCGGAATGGGGGAAGCTGGTGGCGGAGCGGGTGCGCGCGCGGGTCGAGGGCGTGTTGATCAAGCTCGACAATGGCGAGGTGCTGAAGGTGACGGTCAGCATCGGCATCGGCTCCTACCGCGCCGGCGACACGCCGGCCCAGCTGGCCCAGCGGGCCGACGAGGCGCTCTATCGCGCCAAAGGCCAGGGGCGCAACTGCATCTCGGACTAA
- a CDS encoding phosphodiesterase — translation MLLAQITDLHIKPRGRLAYRTVDTAQCLEKAVEALLAVPQAPDAVLVTGDLVDAGRPEEYGLLKEILSPIRLPLFLMPGNHDARGPLRAVFADHRYLGSDGPIQYTVEEFPLRLIALDSLVDGQGGGQLGAAQLDWLDRRLAEQPERPTVVAAHHPPFATGIGHMDKIGLEDAAGLAEVIRKHGQVERVLSGHLHRSIQTRFAGTLASTAPSTAHAVALNISPDAPSAFSLEPSGFQLHWYEPTAGLISHTAAIGDFPGPFPFFENGVLID, via the coding sequence ATGCTGCTTGCCCAGATCACCGACCTGCACATCAAGCCGCGCGGCCGGCTCGCCTATCGCACGGTCGATACCGCCCAATGCCTGGAAAAGGCGGTCGAGGCGCTGCTCGCGGTGCCGCAGGCGCCGGACGCGGTGCTGGTGACCGGCGACCTGGTCGATGCCGGCCGGCCCGAGGAATACGGTCTCTTGAAGGAGATCCTGTCGCCGATCCGGCTGCCGCTGTTCCTGATGCCCGGCAACCACGACGCGCGCGGGCCGCTGCGCGCGGTGTTTGCCGACCATCGCTATCTCGGCAGCGACGGTCCGATCCAGTACACGGTCGAGGAATTTCCGCTGCGCCTCATAGCACTCGACAGCCTGGTCGACGGCCAGGGCGGCGGCCAGCTCGGTGCCGCCCAGCTCGACTGGCTCGACCGGCGCTTGGCCGAGCAGCCGGAGCGGCCGACCGTCGTCGCCGCGCATCACCCGCCGTTCGCGACCGGCATCGGCCATATGGACAAGATCGGGCTCGAGGATGCGGCCGGCCTGGCGGAAGTCATCCGCAAGCACGGCCAGGTCGAGCGCGTGCTGTCCGGCCACCTGCACCGGTCGATCCAGACCCGCTTCGCCGGCACCCTTGCGTCGACCGCACCGTCGACCGCCCATGCGGTGGCACTCAACATCAGCCCGGACGCGCCGTCCGCCTTCAGCCTGGAGCCGTCGGGCTTCCAGTTGCATTGGTACGAGCCCACGGCCGGCCTCATCAGCCATACCGCCGCGATCGGCGATTTCCCCGGGCCGTTTCCGTTCTTCGAGAATGGAGTCCTCATCGACTAG
- a CDS encoding ABC transporter substrate-binding protein, with amino-acid sequence MLTKNLRALAIAGALASLVAGAARAEETAICYNCPPEWADWAAQIKAIKDATGITVPFDNKNSGQAIAAVIAEKANPVADVLYLGGQVGIQAKDQGLTQPYKPTGFDAIPADLKDPDGYWFTIHSGTLGLMVNKDALGGKPMPKSWKDLLKPEYKGMVGYLDPTSAAVGFVGATAVNEALGGNYKDYSPAIQFFKELAKNDPIVPKQTAYARVLSGEIPILFDYDFDAYRAKYKDKAPIEFVIPAEGSVTFPYVMALVAHDPHEANAKKVLDFVLSEKGQQIWAGAYLRPVMASALTPDLAAKFLPASDYARAKPLDLAALATAQKAFIERYQAEVH; translated from the coding sequence ATGCTGACGAAGAACCTGCGCGCGCTGGCCATCGCCGGCGCTCTCGCGAGCCTGGTCGCGGGCGCCGCCCGGGCCGAGGAGACGGCCATCTGCTACAACTGCCCGCCGGAATGGGCCGACTGGGCGGCGCAGATCAAGGCGATCAAGGATGCGACCGGCATCACCGTGCCGTTCGACAACAAGAACAGCGGCCAGGCGATCGCCGCCGTCATCGCCGAGAAAGCGAATCCGGTCGCCGACGTGCTCTATCTGGGCGGCCAGGTCGGCATCCAGGCGAAGGATCAGGGCCTGACCCAGCCCTACAAGCCCACGGGCTTCGACGCGATCCCGGCCGACCTCAAGGATCCGGACGGCTACTGGTTCACCATCCACAGCGGTACCTTGGGCCTCATGGTCAACAAGGACGCGCTCGGCGGCAAGCCGATGCCGAAGTCGTGGAAGGACCTCTTGAAGCCCGAATACAAGGGCATGGTGGGATATCTCGATCCTACCAGCGCCGCCGTCGGCTTCGTCGGCGCCACCGCGGTCAACGAGGCGCTCGGCGGCAACTACAAGGACTACAGCCCCGCCATCCAGTTCTTCAAGGAACTGGCCAAGAACGACCCGATCGTGCCGAAGCAGACGGCCTATGCCCGCGTGCTGTCGGGCGAGATCCCGATCCTGTTCGACTATGACTTCGACGCCTATCGCGCCAAGTACAAGGACAAGGCGCCGATCGAGTTCGTGATCCCGGCCGAGGGCTCGGTGACCTTCCCCTATGTCATGGCGCTGGTCGCCCACGACCCGCACGAGGCCAATGCCAAGAAGGTGCTGGACTTCGTGCTGTCGGAGAAGGGTCAGCAGATCTGGGCCGGCGCCTACCTGCGCCCGGTCATGGCCTCGGCCTTGACGCCCGATCTCGCCGCCAAGTTCCTGCCGGCGAGCGACTATGCCCGGGCGAAGCCGCTCGACCTCGCAGCACTCGCGACCGCACAGAAGGCGTTCATCGAACGCTATCAGGCCGAGGTCCACTGA
- a CDS encoding O-methyltransferase: MAHEITGWSEAVSAYIVRNGTRETALQARLRDETLATGRSGMQIGPDQGQFLGFLVSLLGARRVLEIGTFTGYSALAMAQALPVDGRLDACDISREWTDIGRRYWTEAGVADRITLHLASALDTLAGFAPASFDLAFIDADKTNYDAYYEACLELVRPGGVIALDNMLWSGTVADMSDMQPDTVALRALNAKIQADDRVDMSLLPIGDGLTLVRRR, translated from the coding sequence ATGGCGCACGAAATCACCGGGTGGAGCGAGGCGGTCAGCGCCTACATCGTCCGGAACGGCACGCGCGAGACGGCACTGCAGGCGCGGCTGCGCGACGAGACGCTCGCGACCGGGCGCAGCGGCATGCAGATCGGCCCGGACCAGGGCCAGTTCCTGGGCTTCCTCGTCAGCCTGCTCGGCGCGAGGCGCGTACTGGAGATCGGCACTTTCACCGGTTATTCGGCACTTGCCATGGCCCAGGCACTCCCAGTCGACGGACGGCTCGACGCCTGCGACATCAGCCGCGAATGGACCGACATCGGCCGGCGCTATTGGACCGAAGCCGGTGTTGCGGATAGGATCACGCTGCATCTGGCCTCGGCGCTCGACACGCTTGCCGGTTTCGCGCCCGCGAGCTTCGATCTCGCCTTCATCGACGCCGACAAGACGAACTACGACGCCTACTACGAGGCCTGCCTGGAACTTGTCCGGCCGGGAGGCGTCATAGCGCTCGACAACATGCTGTGGAGCGGAACCGTCGCCGACATGTCGGACATGCAACCGGATACGGTGGCGCTGCGCGCGCTCAACGCCAAGATACAAGCGGATGATCGGGTTGACATGAGCCTGTTGCCGATCGGCGATGGCCTGACGCTGGTCCGGCGTCGCTGA